A genomic segment from Verrucomicrobiota bacterium encodes:
- a CDS encoding gluconokinase — MSLHVVMGVSGCGKSSVARMLAEAGGGDFLDADDFHPPANRAKMAAGIPLQDEDRWGWLDLLNAELASRSDSSRPTFLACSALRRVYRERLSSGLPGLRFIYLKGSRECIRTRLEARTGHFMPAALLESQFATLEEPHEGEALIVPIDQPLDEVVRSALESLGSLSS, encoded by the coding sequence ATGAGCCTTCATGTCGTCATGGGAGTCTCCGGCTGCGGGAAGAGCAGCGTCGCCCGGATGCTTGCCGAGGCGGGCGGTGGCGACTTTCTCGATGCCGATGACTTCCACCCTCCGGCCAACCGCGCGAAAATGGCCGCCGGGATCCCGCTTCAGGACGAGGACCGATGGGGTTGGCTCGACCTGCTCAATGCCGAACTGGCCTCCCGGTCAGACTCCTCACGCCCGACCTTCCTCGCCTGCTCCGCACTGCGCCGTGTCTACCGTGAGCGCCTCTCCTCCGGCCTGCCCGGCCTGCGCTTCATCTACTTAAAGGGATCCAGGGAGTGCATCCGGACGCGCCTGGAAGCGCGCACCGGTCATTTCATGCCCGCGGCGCTGCTTGAGAGCCAGTTCGCCACCCTCGAGGAGCCTCATGAAGGGGAGGCCCTGATCGTCCCCATCGATCAACCCCTCGACGAGGTTGTCCGCTCGGCGCTGGAGAGTCTCGGGAGCCTGTCTTCCTGA
- the uxaC gene encoding glucuronate isomerase, translating into MSNNRPFIHEDFLLDTPTARELYHRHAADLPIIDYHCHLPPKEIADDIRWENIATLWLGGDHYKWRAMRTAGVNERYCTGDAPPWEKFGQYAATMPKLLRNPLYHWSHIELARYFGISDRLLNPETARGIYDQCNELLAQPGFSCRGLMRKSKVEVVCTTDDPVDSLEHHAAIAADASFDTQVRPTWRPDKALLVDQPAAFTTWLELLEKASGVAISTLSDFMQALQNRHDFFASRGCRLSDRGVDTIWAEDCTESEAASIFAKARAGGAVTPDEALRYKSYMLHELAVMDAAKGWTMQIHYGAIRNNNSRMKKLLGPDCGFDSIGDMPVAATLAKHLDRLDLAGSLPKTIIYNLNPRDNELIATMLGNFQDGITAGKIQFGSGWWFLDQIDGMRRQIESLSQLGLLSQFVGMLTDSRSFLSYTRHEYFRRLLCNILGDDIERGLLPDDIALVGSMVEDISYRNARRYFGFYENP; encoded by the coding sequence ATGAGTAACAACCGCCCCTTCATCCACGAGGACTTCCTTCTGGACACACCGACTGCCCGCGAACTCTACCATCGACACGCGGCCGACCTCCCGATCATCGACTACCACTGCCATCTGCCGCCGAAGGAAATCGCTGATGACATCCGCTGGGAGAACATCGCCACTCTTTGGCTCGGGGGTGACCATTACAAATGGCGGGCGATGCGAACCGCCGGTGTCAACGAACGCTACTGCACGGGCGATGCACCTCCTTGGGAAAAGTTCGGGCAATACGCCGCAACGATGCCCAAGCTGCTGCGCAATCCCCTCTACCACTGGTCCCACATCGAACTTGCGCGTTATTTCGGAATCAGCGACCGCCTGCTCAATCCCGAAACCGCGCGCGGCATCTACGACCAGTGCAACGAGCTTCTGGCCCAGCCCGGTTTTTCCTGCCGTGGGTTGATGAGGAAATCCAAGGTCGAGGTCGTCTGCACGACGGACGATCCGGTGGATTCATTGGAACACCATGCCGCGATCGCCGCCGATGCCTCCTTCGACACCCAAGTGCGTCCTACATGGCGTCCCGACAAGGCCCTCCTCGTCGACCAACCCGCCGCTTTCACCACATGGCTTGAGCTTCTCGAGAAGGCCTCGGGGGTCGCCATCAGCACGCTATCCGATTTCATGCAGGCCCTACAGAACCGTCACGACTTCTTCGCCTCGCGCGGTTGCCGTCTCTCCGACCGGGGAGTGGACACCATCTGGGCCGAGGATTGCACGGAGAGCGAGGCGGCCTCGATCTTTGCCAAGGCGCGGGCGGGAGGCGCCGTCACACCCGATGAGGCACTCCGCTACAAATCATACATGCTCCACGAACTGGCCGTGATGGATGCGGCGAAGGGGTGGACCATGCAGATCCACTACGGGGCAATCCGGAACAACAACAGCCGGATGAAGAAACTGCTCGGTCCCGATTGCGGATTCGACTCCATCGGCGATATGCCCGTTGCGGCGACATTGGCCAAACACCTCGATCGGCTCGACCTCGCCGGGAGCCTGCCGAAGACGATCATCTACAACCTCAATCCGCGCGACAACGAACTCATCGCGACGATGCTCGGGAATTTCCAGGACGGCATCACGGCCGGCAAGATCCAGTTCGGCAGCGGTTGGTGGTTCCTCGATCAAATCGACGGCATGAGGCGGCAGATCGAGAGCCTCTCGCAGCTCGGCCTTCTCAGCCAGTTTGTCGGCATGCTCACCGACAGCCGTTCCTTCCTCTCCTACACCCGGCACGAATACTTCCGCCGCCTGCTCTGCAACATCCTCGGCGATGACATCGAGCGCGGTCTTCTGCCCGACGACATTGCGTTGGTCGGAAGTATGGTGGAGGACATCAGCTACCGCAACGCCCGGCGCTACTTCGGGTTCTACGAGAACCCATAA
- a CDS encoding SDR family oxidoreductase has translation MATPESPQSGKSDQGLFDLSGEVAVVIGATGVLGGALAEGLAAAGATVAVAGRHAGRGGECVDRITAAGGKALFVATDASSEESLVKAREQITSALGAPSILVNAAGGNDPSVTVTPDHPFEKIAADDWRASFDLNLVGGALLPCQVFGPGMGERGRGSIINIASVSAHLPLSRVVAYSAAKAAVINLTRFLAREWAPLGVRVNSITPGFFPAEQNRKLLFNEDGTPTARAASILSHTPMARFGHASELVGAAVFLASTGASGFVTGTDLRVDGGFLSQTI, from the coding sequence ATGGCAACGCCGGAATCCCCTCAATCAGGAAAATCAGATCAAGGCCTCTTCGATCTTTCGGGGGAGGTCGCCGTCGTCATCGGGGCGACAGGCGTCCTGGGCGGGGCCCTTGCCGAGGGACTTGCCGCGGCCGGAGCGACCGTCGCTGTGGCGGGACGCCATGCCGGACGGGGTGGTGAGTGCGTGGATCGGATCACCGCGGCGGGGGGCAAGGCCCTCTTCGTTGCGACCGACGCCTCCTCCGAAGAGAGTCTCGTCAAAGCGCGGGAGCAGATCACCTCCGCCCTCGGTGCTCCCTCCATTCTGGTGAATGCAGCCGGAGGGAACGATCCCTCCGTGACCGTCACGCCCGACCACCCCTTCGAGAAGATCGCCGCCGATGACTGGCGTGCCAGCTTCGACCTCAATCTGGTGGGCGGCGCCCTCCTGCCGTGCCAGGTCTTCGGCCCCGGCATGGGAGAGAGAGGCAGGGGGAGCATCATCAACATCGCCAGCGTCTCCGCCCATCTTCCGCTCTCCCGCGTCGTCGCCTACTCGGCGGCCAAGGCGGCCGTCATCAATCTCACCCGGTTCCTGGCGCGGGAATGGGCCCCCCTCGGTGTCCGCGTGAATTCCATCACCCCGGGATTTTTCCCCGCCGAGCAGAACCGCAAGCTCCTCTTCAACGAGGATGGCACCCCCACCGCCCGGGCTGCCTCCATCCTCTCCCACACCCCGATGGCCCGCTTCGGTCACGCCTCCGAACTGGTCGGTGCCGCCGTGTTTCTGGCCAGCACCGGGGCAAGCGGCTTCGTGACCGGGACCGACCTCCGCGTCGACGGGGGCTTCCTCTCCCAGACCATCTGA
- a CDS encoding lactate racemase domain-containing protein produces the protein METGITDHGITDDRVAEIIARGCPAEELRGKRLLLIVPDATRSCPLGVVFRELHRQLAGEVAALDVMIALGTHPPMDEEAICKRLGITAEERATRYAGVRLLNHEWDNPAALRRIGTLTPDEISELSGGRFSMEVPVDVNARLFDYDELLIIGPVFPHEVVGFSGGNKYLFPGVAGPEILNFFHWLGAVVTNPMIIGHKWTPVRKVVDRAAALVPVPKRCLCMVVDKGGLAGLFAGTPEQAWDEASELSRRLHITYKKHPFHTILSCAPAMYDELWVGGKCMYKLEPVLADGGELIIYAPHIHEISVVHGKLIEEIGYHCRDYFLGQWERFKDYPWGTIAHSTHVRGVGTYENGVEKCRARVTLATGIPREVCERINMGYRDPAGINPDDYAGREEERILLVPKAGEMLFQLEDPAPWASGDSGSPGNSERRTS, from the coding sequence ATGGAAACCGGAATCACGGATCACGGCATCACGGACGACCGGGTTGCGGAGATCATCGCCCGCGGCTGTCCCGCGGAGGAACTGCGCGGCAAGCGACTCCTCCTCATCGTGCCCGACGCCACCCGCAGCTGCCCGCTCGGGGTGGTCTTCAGGGAACTCCACCGTCAGTTGGCCGGCGAGGTGGCCGCCCTCGACGTGATGATTGCGCTCGGAACTCATCCGCCGATGGATGAGGAGGCCATCTGCAAGCGCCTCGGGATCACTGCGGAGGAACGGGCCACCCGCTATGCCGGTGTCCGACTCCTCAACCACGAGTGGGACAACCCCGCCGCCCTCCGCCGCATCGGCACGCTCACGCCCGACGAGATCAGCGAACTCTCCGGCGGGCGCTTCTCGATGGAGGTTCCCGTGGATGTCAACGCGCGCCTCTTCGACTACGATGAACTCCTCATCATTGGCCCCGTCTTCCCCCACGAGGTCGTCGGCTTTTCCGGGGGCAACAAGTACCTTTTTCCCGGAGTGGCCGGGCCGGAGATCCTGAACTTCTTCCACTGGCTCGGAGCCGTGGTCACCAACCCCATGATCATCGGGCACAAGTGGACCCCGGTGCGCAAGGTCGTCGACCGTGCGGCCGCCCTGGTCCCCGTCCCGAAGCGTTGCCTCTGCATGGTGGTCGACAAGGGCGGGCTTGCCGGCCTCTTCGCCGGGACCCCCGAGCAGGCCTGGGACGAGGCCTCCGAACTCTCCCGCAGGCTTCACATCACCTACAAGAAGCACCCCTTCCACACGATCCTCTCCTGCGCCCCGGCGATGTATGACGAGCTCTGGGTGGGGGGAAAGTGCATGTACAAGCTCGAGCCGGTGCTGGCCGACGGCGGGGAACTCATCATCTACGCGCCGCACATCCATGAGATCTCCGTGGTTCACGGCAAGCTCATCGAGGAGATCGGCTACCACTGCCGCGACTACTTCCTTGGCCAGTGGGAACGCTTCAAGGACTACCCGTGGGGAACCATCGCCCACAGCACCCATGTGCGCGGCGTCGGCACCTACGAGAACGGCGTCGAGAAATGCCGCGCCCGCGTCACCCTCGCCACCGGAATCCCCCGCGAGGTCTGCGAGCGCATCAACATGGGCTACCGCGATCCCGCCGGCATTAACCCCGACGATTACGCCGGCCGCGAGGAGGAGCGGATCCTGCTTGTTCCCAAGGCGGGCGAGATGCTTTTCCAGCTCGAGGATCCCGCACCATGGGCTTCCGGGGACTCCGGCTCACCGGGGAACTCCGAACGCCGCACCTCATGA
- a CDS encoding glycoside hydrolase family 52 protein, translating into MKQNIHFNTQHSPIGAFASFTLGAKGAKGGLGLELGKPADQNVFIGLADGESITCLPFFQETADDSARFDVEAGAVQKRVVPRSWPDKAIRREFSAGSDTWTAGDLTFAIHTPAMAAPEPGKVSDKDLRLAYVPALTVELTVDNTRSKKDRLAIFGFQGNDPVRGMRLVEGLEKITGIACGDTLAIASDSPGVHSALGFSVEDILGESDPFNHSFGIGGVGLLVCRAKAGKKQTFRFAVCFHRAGQATTGLNTRYHYTRYFSDIEAVAAYALENFGALKKRGDAFDKKLAKAKLGEARSFMLAQAVHSYYGSTQFLEFEGKPLWAVNEGEYRMLNTLDLTIDQLFFEMEMNPWTVRNELDWFLRRYSYTDTVRFPGDATEYPGGITFTHDMGITNHFSPPQRSVYEKSGLHGCFSHMSHEELVNWLVCALVYVKQSGDTAWRKKNLPTFQKILTSLLNRDHPDPAQRDGVMSLDSSRCAGGSEITTYDSLDVSLGQARNNLYLAVKCWGSYVGLADLFSAIGDKKRAATALDQARRAAATISATADKNGLLPAILHENVESRIIPAIEGLVIPHALGLKKALSPDGEFGPLIASLRRHLRGVLKQGICLFPDGGWKISSTSNNSWLSKVYLCQFIASEILGEKPGKAGVVADQAHAAWLLDEKNNYWAWSDQIVSGEAKGSKYYPRGVTSILWLKEKQRA; encoded by the coding sequence ATGAAACAAAACATCCACTTCAACACCCAGCATTCACCCATCGGAGCGTTCGCCAGTTTTACCCTCGGCGCCAAAGGAGCAAAGGGCGGCCTCGGTCTGGAACTCGGCAAGCCGGCCGACCAGAATGTCTTCATCGGCCTCGCGGACGGGGAGAGCATCACCTGCCTGCCGTTCTTTCAGGAGACGGCGGATGACAGCGCCCGCTTCGATGTGGAGGCCGGGGCGGTCCAAAAGCGCGTGGTTCCGCGCTCATGGCCCGACAAGGCGATCCGGCGCGAATTCTCCGCCGGTTCCGACACCTGGACGGCGGGGGATCTGACCTTCGCCATCCATACCCCGGCGATGGCTGCACCCGAGCCCGGAAAGGTTTCCGACAAGGATCTTCGACTTGCCTATGTGCCCGCCTTGACCGTGGAGCTGACGGTGGACAACACGCGCTCGAAGAAAGACCGCTTGGCGATCTTCGGCTTTCAGGGCAACGACCCGGTGCGCGGAATGCGGCTCGTCGAGGGGTTGGAAAAAATCACCGGCATCGCCTGCGGGGATACCCTGGCCATCGCCAGCGACTCGCCGGGTGTCCACTCCGCGCTGGGATTCAGCGTCGAGGACATTCTCGGGGAGAGCGATCCCTTCAATCATTCCTTCGGCATCGGCGGCGTGGGCCTTTTGGTGTGCAGGGCCAAGGCAGGAAAGAAGCAGACCTTCCGCTTTGCGGTTTGCTTCCACCGTGCGGGGCAGGCCACCACGGGTCTGAACACACGCTACCACTACACGCGCTATTTTTCCGATATCGAGGCCGTCGCCGCCTATGCGTTGGAGAACTTCGGTGCGTTGAAAAAACGGGGCGATGCGTTCGACAAAAAACTCGCCAAGGCCAAACTCGGCGAAGCCCGTTCCTTCATGCTCGCGCAGGCCGTGCACAGCTACTACGGCAGCACGCAGTTTCTGGAATTCGAAGGCAAGCCGCTCTGGGCGGTGAACGAGGGGGAATACCGGATGCTCAACACGCTCGACCTCACGATCGACCAGCTCTTCTTCGAGATGGAGATGAATCCCTGGACCGTGCGCAACGAACTCGACTGGTTCCTCCGGCGTTATTCCTACACCGACACCGTGCGTTTTCCCGGCGATGCGACCGAGTATCCGGGCGGTATCACCTTCACGCACGACATGGGCATCACCAACCATTTCTCGCCACCGCAGCGCTCGGTCTATGAAAAGAGCGGGCTCCACGGCTGCTTCTCCCACATGTCGCACGAGGAGTTGGTGAACTGGCTCGTCTGCGCCCTCGTCTATGTGAAGCAATCCGGCGACACGGCCTGGCGCAAAAAGAACCTCCCCACATTCCAAAAAATCCTCACCAGCCTGCTCAACCGCGACCATCCCGATCCCGCGCAGCGCGACGGCGTGATGTCGCTCGACAGCTCGCGCTGCGCCGGCGGCAGCGAGATCACGACTTACGACAGCCTCGATGTCTCGCTCGGTCAGGCCCGCAACAACCTCTACCTTGCCGTGAAATGCTGGGGCAGCTATGTCGGCCTGGCCGATCTATTTTCAGCCATCGGCGACAAGAAACGCGCGGCCACAGCCCTTGATCAGGCCCGCCGCGCGGCGGCGACCATCAGCGCCACCGCCGACAAAAACGGACTCCTGCCCGCTATCCTTCACGAGAATGTGGAGAGCCGCATCATTCCGGCCATCGAGGGTCTTGTGATCCCGCACGCCCTCGGCCTGAAAAAAGCGCTCTCGCCCGATGGCGAATTCGGCCCCCTCATCGCCTCACTCCGCCGCCACCTGCGTGGCGTGCTCAAGCAGGGGATTTGTCTCTTTCCGGACGGAGGTTGGAAGATCAGCTCGACCAGCAACAATTCCTGGCTCAGCAAAGTCTACCTCTGCCAGTTCATCGCCTCCGAAATCCTCGGGGAAAAGCCCGGCAAGGCCGGCGTCGTTGCGGACCAAGCCCACGCCGCTTGGCTGCTCGACGAGAAAAATAACTATTGGGCATGGAGCGACCAGATCGTGAGCGGCGAGGCCAAAGGGAGCAAATACTACCCGCGCGGCGTCACCTCTATCCTCTGGCTCAAGGAAAAACAGCGCGCCTGA
- a CDS encoding beta-galactosidase — protein sequence MKHQSKNIFGGEIQYFRLEKRYWKPILQKFKDAGLKNVTTYVQWATHLVGPPSAEHPAGELDFEGRTNPNLNLYHFLDLVHEMGLELNFRCGPFCCNEMIHGAYPEWLIMGDPSIMVWDYQNRTTQGYWIGKREGSQPSYLHPEYLAWCRKWINEVDKIIKPRLKSNGGFITMVNLDNEVSYIVQDGMLTSDYNPVNVGRGGFYHRFLTDKYGNAAALPYPQKYPSIEDVQPPRQVPDEVGDDFAWYADWCEFKTWAMSKYIAALREMHEANGVKEVTFMTNFNPHRPEGVPTRMTEFEKATGPLGIAGYDFYRGTFMSYSGYQSMARVLKLMNATLRYTWSAEFMSGTWERALKSRVSYDHMRFMALCALAQGCKALSWFMFHDRDCWGDSPVSSHGHARPSLAVLRSVKKLACETIKGWDDLVPATDLAVIYDLTSHQHSYIGDPSPCNDNALYVGEPRVDGAKCGQASREYEGLFRVVEHTGRQASVIDPVHSVAKLGAAPLVILPGSPVIHSVTAQALEQYVHDGGKLVVSGTWPGRNDSGAVITFLGGAPAKSGEPLAKGKGSIWWMPVGLGSGQPEEDSLESIAWLSALLDKETPAPKVRVEPEGTVTWVDWNSGKDMKSEGGHCVYKQPRNLFSAVLHEGPEDRILFALNHYPEAARAKVTFADKSATGLVDLESGETIPVTDGCALIDLDRKSGSVFRVV from the coding sequence ATGAAACACCAATCAAAAAACATCTTCGGCGGCGAGATCCAATACTTCCGCCTAGAGAAACGCTACTGGAAGCCGATCCTTCAGAAATTCAAGGACGCCGGTCTCAAAAATGTCACCACCTATGTTCAGTGGGCCACGCATCTGGTAGGGCCACCAAGCGCCGAGCATCCGGCGGGCGAGCTCGATTTCGAGGGCCGGACGAATCCGAATCTCAACCTCTACCATTTCCTCGATCTGGTGCACGAGATGGGACTGGAACTCAACTTCCGTTGCGGCCCGTTTTGTTGCAATGAAATGATCCATGGCGCCTATCCCGAATGGCTCATCATGGGCGATCCCTCGATCATGGTCTGGGATTACCAGAATCGCACGACGCAGGGCTACTGGATCGGCAAACGGGAGGGTTCCCAGCCCTCCTATCTGCATCCCGAGTATCTCGCCTGGTGCCGGAAGTGGATCAACGAGGTGGACAAGATCATCAAGCCCCGCCTCAAATCCAACGGCGGCTTCATCACGATGGTGAACCTCGACAACGAGGTGAGCTACATCGTCCAGGACGGCATGCTCACCAGCGACTACAACCCCGTGAACGTCGGTCGCGGCGGGTTCTACCACCGGTTCCTCACTGATAAATACGGCAACGCCGCCGCTCTCCCTTATCCGCAAAAATACCCCTCCATCGAGGATGTGCAGCCTCCGCGGCAGGTCCCTGACGAGGTGGGCGACGACTTTGCATGGTATGCCGACTGGTGCGAGTTCAAGACCTGGGCCATGTCGAAATACATCGCCGCCCTGCGCGAGATGCACGAGGCGAACGGCGTGAAGGAGGTGACCTTCATGACGAACTTCAACCCGCACCGTCCCGAGGGCGTGCCGACTCGCATGACCGAGTTCGAGAAAGCCACCGGCCCGCTCGGTATCGCGGGCTACGATTTCTACCGCGGCACCTTCATGAGCTACTCGGGCTATCAGTCGATGGCCCGCGTGCTCAAGCTCATGAACGCGACGCTGCGTTACACCTGGTCGGCCGAGTTCATGAGCGGCACTTGGGAGCGCGCGCTGAAATCCCGCGTCTCGTACGACCACATGCGCTTCATGGCCCTCTGCGCGCTGGCGCAAGGCTGCAAGGCGCTTTCCTGGTTCATGTTTCATGACCGCGACTGCTGGGGCGACTCCCCGGTCAGTTCCCATGGCCACGCACGTCCGAGTCTGGCCGTGCTCCGGTCGGTCAAAAAGCTCGCCTGCGAGACGATCAAAGGCTGGGACGACCTCGTTCCCGCCACCGATCTCGCGGTCATCTATGACCTCACCAGCCACCAGCATTCCTACATCGGCGATCCATCGCCCTGCAACGACAACGCCCTCTATGTCGGCGAACCCAGGGTGGACGGTGCCAAGTGCGGCCAGGCTTCGCGTGAATACGAGGGTCTTTTCCGAGTCGTCGAGCATACCGGCCGTCAGGCCTCGGTGATCGATCCCGTGCACTCCGTGGCGAAGCTCGGAGCGGCACCTCTGGTCATCCTGCCCGGCTCACCCGTCATCCACAGCGTCACGGCACAGGCCTTGGAACAATATGTTCACGACGGCGGTAAACTCGTCGTCTCGGGAACATGGCCCGGTCGCAACGATTCCGGCGCCGTCATCACCTTTCTCGGCGGCGCTCCCGCGAAGTCCGGCGAACCGCTTGCAAAAGGCAAGGGAAGCATCTGGTGGATGCCGGTAGGCCTCGGATCCGGTCAACCGGAGGAGGATTCGCTGGAGTCGATCGCCTGGCTCTCCGCCCTGCTCGACAAGGAAACGCCGGCGCCCAAAGTCCGCGTGGAACCCGAAGGCACGGTCACCTGGGTCGATTGGAACAGCGGCAAGGACATGAAGTCCGAGGGCGGCCACTGCGTTTACAAACAACCGCGCAACCTCTTCAGCGCCGTCCTGCACGAGGGACCGGAGGATCGGATTCTCTTTGCCCTGAACCATTATCCCGAAGCCGCCCGGGCGAAGGTCACTTTCGCCGACAAATCGGCCACCGGTCTCGTGGATCTCGAATCCGGCGAAACCATTCCGGTCACGGATGGATGCGCCCTCATCGATCTCGACCGCAAATCCGGCTCCGTCTTCCGCGTGGTTTAA
- a CDS encoding tagaturonate epimerase family protein has product MKELPRFTIGMGDRFAHQGEAQLSAVQSAAGRGVPLHPVWNKSNREHTLIGTKPEDLRAEADAAVKALNWTAPYFVDADHINLHTVDGFLAASDFFTLDVADYSGKPASPESMAAFLEKHSGLVGTHRLPLLDAPLEITRADLERTAGKFLWAMQEAGRIYRHIAAAKPADSFAVEVSVDETDTPQTPAELLIILAMIADEGIPAQTIAPKFTGRFNKGVDYVGDIAAFEREFDADLAVLAYAVREFGLPPTLKISVHSGSDKFSLYPIIRRLVARHNAGLHLKTAGTTWLEEVAGLAEAGGEGLAIAREIYAAALPHAEELIKPYAPVVDITIAELPSVETVNSWSSEDFVAALNHDAACPQYNLQFRQFIHVSFKVAAAMGTRYTDALKEHRGIVGRRVRDNLLRKHIEPLFC; this is encoded by the coding sequence ATGAAAGAACTACCACGATTCACCATCGGAATGGGCGACCGTTTCGCCCATCAGGGCGAGGCCCAGCTCTCCGCCGTCCAGTCCGCCGCCGGGCGCGGAGTGCCTCTCCACCCTGTCTGGAACAAGTCGAACCGCGAGCACACCCTGATCGGCACGAAGCCTGAGGATCTGCGCGCCGAGGCCGATGCCGCTGTGAAGGCCTTGAACTGGACCGCCCCCTACTTCGTGGATGCCGATCATATCAACCTGCACACGGTGGACGGCTTCCTCGCTGCGAGCGATTTCTTCACGCTGGATGTGGCCGATTATTCCGGCAAGCCGGCAAGCCCTGAGAGCATGGCGGCTTTTCTCGAAAAGCATTCCGGCCTCGTCGGCACCCATCGCCTTCCCCTGCTCGATGCGCCGCTGGAAATCACACGCGCCGACCTCGAACGCACGGCCGGAAAGTTCCTCTGGGCGATGCAGGAGGCGGGGCGAATTTACCGTCACATCGCGGCCGCCAAACCGGCCGATTCCTTTGCCGTGGAGGTCTCGGTGGATGAAACCGACACCCCGCAGACTCCGGCGGAACTACTGATCATCCTCGCCATGATCGCCGACGAGGGGATTCCCGCCCAGACCATCGCGCCCAAGTTCACCGGACGATTCAACAAGGGCGTGGATTATGTCGGCGACATCGCGGCCTTCGAGCGCGAGTTCGACGCGGATCTGGCCGTGCTGGCTTATGCGGTGCGCGAATTCGGCCTCCCCCCGACCCTCAAGATCAGCGTCCACTCCGGCAGTGACAAGTTTTCCCTCTACCCCATCATCCGACGTCTCGTGGCCCGTCACAACGCGGGGCTTCACCTGAAAACCGCCGGCACGACCTGGCTGGAGGAGGTCGCGGGTCTGGCCGAGGCGGGAGGCGAGGGCCTGGCCATCGCCAGGGAGATCTACGCCGCGGCACTGCCTCACGCGGAGGAACTCATCAAACCCTACGCCCCCGTGGTCGACATCACCATCGCGGAGTTGCCCTCCGTCGAGACGGTCAATTCCTGGTCATCGGAGGATTTCGTCGCTGCTCTCAACCACGATGCCGCCTGCCCGCAATACAACCTTCAGTTCCGGCAGTTCATCCACGTTTCCTTCAAGGTCGCCGCCGCCATGGGGACCCGCTACACTGATGCCCTCAAGGAACACCGCGGGATCGTCGGACGCAGGGTCCGTGACAATCTCCTCAGGAAACACATCGAGCCCCTCTTCTGCTAA